A genome region from Sphingobacteriaceae bacterium GW460-11-11-14-LB5 includes the following:
- a CDS encoding protein tyrosine phosphatase yields MKNVLVLCTGNSCRSQLAEGYLKYFAQDKAKIYSAGIEVHGVNPRAIKVMAEDGIDISGQTSNNMEEYFDIPFDYIITVCDHAKESCPHFPTQAIKLHHNFPDPAKAVGTEEEIMAQFRNTRDLVKAYMKDFVEKNFKG; encoded by the coding sequence ATGAAAAATGTATTGGTACTTTGCACGGGGAATAGTTGCAGAAGTCAGCTGGCTGAAGGTTATCTAAAATATTTTGCTCAGGATAAAGCTAAAATCTACAGTGCAGGGATCGAAGTTCATGGTGTTAATCCAAGGGCGATAAAAGTAATGGCTGAAGATGGGATTGATATTTCTGGTCAAACCTCGAATAATATGGAGGAATATTTCGATATTCCTTTCGATTATATAATTACCGTTTGCGATCACGCAAAAGAAAGTTGTCCGCACTTCCCAACGCAAGCGATAAAACTGCACCATAACTTTCCAGATCCTGCTAAAGCGGTAGGTACTGAGGAAGAAATTATGGCTCAATTCAGAAATACCAGAGATCTGGTAAAGGCTTATATGAAGGATTTTGTAGAGAAAAACTTTAAAGGCTAA
- a CDS encoding short-chain dehydrogenase/reductase yields MGKKKVWFITGASKGLGLSLVHQLLNAGQYVAATSRNIGELKKAVNNDGGKFLPLAVNLANEQSVEDAIKATIAKFERIDVVINNAGYGIGGSIEELSDAETRNSFDVNVFGTLNVIRKASPYLRAQRAGHIINIASIAGIAGATGWAVYAAAKSAVIALSEVSAEDLKEFGIKVTVVAPGAFRTSFLTADSLILAANPIAAYEEVRAIHSKYLKMDGQQIGDPEKAAAAMISLASMPNPPLHLLLGNDAFQRANTKIESLQKEFKDWKAITISTDFDEN; encoded by the coding sequence ATGGGCAAGAAAAAAGTTTGGTTTATTACCGGAGCTTCAAAGGGCTTAGGATTAAGTTTGGTTCATCAGTTGCTAAATGCTGGCCAATATGTTGCGGCCACATCAAGAAATATCGGTGAACTTAAAAAAGCAGTAAATAATGATGGCGGAAAATTCCTTCCGCTGGCGGTTAACCTGGCCAACGAACAAAGCGTGGAGGATGCGATAAAGGCGACCATTGCGAAATTTGAAAGAATTGATGTGGTCATCAATAACGCGGGTTACGGAATCGGAGGCAGTATCGAAGAACTAAGTGACGCAGAAACGCGCAATAGTTTTGATGTTAATGTTTTCGGCACACTCAATGTCATCAGAAAAGCTTCACCTTATTTAAGGGCACAACGAGCCGGGCACATCATCAACATCGCATCAATTGCAGGCATTGCAGGTGCCACCGGCTGGGCGGTATACGCTGCAGCAAAATCGGCAGTAATTGCATTATCAGAAGTATCAGCGGAAGATCTTAAAGAATTCGGCATAAAAGTAACCGTTGTGGCACCTGGCGCATTCAGAACCAGTTTCTTAACGGCTGACTCGTTGATTTTGGCAGCTAATCCAATTGCCGCATACGAAGAAGTGCGTGCAATACACAGCAAATACCTAAAAATGGATGGTCAGCAGATTGGTGATCCTGAGAAAGCTGCTGCTGCAATGATCTCACTGGCCAGCATGCCAAATCCACCCCTTCATTTGCTTTTAGGAAACGACGCTTTCCAAAGGGCAAATACTAAAATAGAATCGCTACAAAAGGAATTTAAAGACTGGAAAGCCATTACCATTTCGACAGATTTCGACGAAAATTAA
- a CDS encoding short-chain dehydrogenase/reductase, with protein MENQKVWFVTGASKGLGLTLVKTLLSNGLNVAATSRNLNDLTKAVGEHENFLPLAVDLIDENSVEAAVSQTISKFGQVDVVVNNAGYGMLGALEELSDKESRQNFDVNVFGSLNVIRKVLPQLRKQQSGHIFNISSIGGFSGNFPGFGIYCATKFAVVGFTESLAAEVKSMGIKATVVEPGYFRTAFLTEGSLAVPNKPIDAYKEVRDSQAAHQNDINNQQPGDPAKAVEVIIEASKSENPPLHLFLGPDAYQVADAKIADIQRDMANWKYLATATNFDEVGA; from the coding sequence ATGGAAAATCAAAAAGTATGGTTTGTAACAGGTGCATCAAAAGGCCTGGGACTAACACTAGTAAAAACATTATTAAGCAATGGTCTTAACGTTGCTGCAACCTCAAGAAACCTGAACGACTTAACAAAAGCAGTTGGCGAACACGAAAACTTCTTGCCGCTAGCGGTCGACCTAATTGATGAAAACAGTGTAGAAGCTGCAGTTAGCCAAACAATCAGCAAATTTGGCCAGGTAGATGTGGTGGTAAACAATGCGGGCTACGGCATGCTGGGCGCTTTAGAAGAATTAAGCGATAAAGAATCGCGTCAAAATTTCGATGTGAACGTTTTCGGTTCGTTAAACGTGATCAGAAAGGTGCTTCCTCAGTTACGGAAACAACAATCAGGGCACATTTTCAATATTTCTTCAATCGGTGGATTTTCGGGAAACTTCCCTGGTTTTGGCATCTATTGCGCGACAAAATTTGCCGTGGTTGGTTTCACCGAGTCCTTAGCTGCCGAAGTAAAATCAATGGGCATCAAAGCAACAGTTGTAGAACCGGGTTATTTCAGAACAGCATTTCTTACTGAAGGATCATTAGCAGTGCCAAATAAACCAATTGATGCCTACAAAGAAGTGCGCGACTCGCAAGCAGCGCATCAGAACGACATCAATAATCAACAGCCTGGTGATCCGGCCAAAGCAGTGGAGGTGATTATTGAAGCTTCAAAAAGCGAAAATCCACCGCTTCATTTATTCTTAGGTCCGGATGCTTATCAGGTTGCCGATGCAAAAATTGCAGATATACAAAGAGATATGGCCAATTGGAAATACCTGGCAACAGCTACTAACTTCGATGAGGTTGGCGCATAG
- a CDS encoding transcriptional regulator, translating to MGLTKTEIFTEEQNQMAALLKAMAHPARIAILQRILKSNTCICGDLVEELGLAQATISQHLKELKNAGIIQGTIEGVSICYCIEPKTWKLLQTELGNFFASYKGEQNCC from the coding sequence ATGGGACTTACCAAAACAGAAATCTTTACCGAAGAGCAAAACCAGATGGCGGCGTTATTAAAAGCGATGGCACATCCAGCACGGATTGCGATCCTTCAGCGTATCCTTAAATCGAATACCTGCATCTGTGGCGATTTAGTGGAAGAACTTGGGTTGGCGCAGGCTACCATTTCTCAGCATTTAAAAGAACTTAAAAATGCTGGCATTATACAGGGGACTATTGAAGGGGTGAGTATCTGTTACTGTATAGAACCCAAAACCTGGAAGTTATTACAAACAGAGCTGGGCAATTTCTTTGCCTCGTATAAAGGTGAGCAAAACTGCTGTTAA